In Thermomonas carbonis, a single genomic region encodes these proteins:
- a CDS encoding excisionase family DNA-binding protein → MNRSAIYRAIQSGDLKSYKVGRLRRITRQALENYVSKLEKGAA, encoded by the coding sequence ATGAACCGCAGCGCGATCTACCGCGCAATCCAGTCCGGAGACCTGAAGTCCTACAAGGTCGGCAGGCTCCGCCGGATCACCCGGCAAGCGCTGGAGAACTACGTCTCCAAGCTGGAAAAGGGGGCCGCATGA
- a CDS encoding site-specific integrase codes for MPKLTRSKLSKAGVEAAKPAASVYVLRDTDPAGLILRVQPSGKKAWAVTWGRGQARNLGDFPVMTLAAARHAATMVLAEIAAHGAPVKSARGKADTLGEFMEGHYAPYVLANAKAGKGTIGAIKTVFGHWYGRRMDSITVHDWDALKTERLNAGMKPATANRDLDRIKAALQQAVTWKLLTTNPLAGVKRITRGIEKRVRYLSPVESKALRDALDAREAHRKARRERGDQWRKDRSQAPMGAFQGYTDHVMPMVLLALNTGMRRGELSQIRWGDVDLKAKVLTIRAGYAKNGKDRHLPLNSEAVTVLTTWRKDHPGNGPVFGVFSMQDGWEALLTDAKIQDFRFHDMRHDFASRLVMAGVDLNTVRELLGHSDITMTLRYAHLAPEHKAAAVELLVG; via the coding sequence ATGCCTAAGCTGACACGCTCTAAGTTGTCGAAAGCTGGTGTGGAAGCTGCCAAGCCGGCGGCCTCAGTCTACGTGCTACGCGACACGGATCCTGCTGGGCTGATCCTACGTGTTCAGCCATCCGGCAAGAAGGCGTGGGCCGTGACGTGGGGCAGGGGACAGGCGCGCAACCTCGGCGACTTCCCTGTGATGACGCTGGCGGCTGCCCGCCATGCGGCAACCATGGTGCTGGCCGAGATCGCCGCACACGGCGCGCCAGTCAAGTCGGCGCGCGGCAAGGCCGACACGCTGGGCGAGTTCATGGAAGGCCACTACGCGCCCTACGTGCTGGCGAACGCCAAGGCCGGCAAGGGGACTATCGGCGCAATCAAGACCGTCTTCGGCCACTGGTACGGGCGGCGCATGGATAGCATCACCGTCCACGACTGGGACGCGCTGAAGACTGAGCGCCTTAACGCTGGCATGAAACCGGCGACTGCGAACCGTGACCTAGACAGGATCAAGGCGGCGCTGCAGCAGGCCGTGACGTGGAAGCTGCTGACGACGAATCCGCTGGCCGGCGTGAAGCGGATTACGCGCGGTATCGAGAAGCGGGTGCGCTACCTATCACCCGTGGAGTCCAAGGCGCTCAGGGACGCGCTAGACGCGCGTGAGGCGCACAGGAAGGCACGCCGGGAACGTGGAGACCAATGGCGCAAGGATCGCAGCCAAGCCCCGATGGGCGCGTTTCAGGGCTATACCGACCACGTCATGCCCATGGTGCTGCTGGCGCTGAATACAGGGATGCGTCGTGGCGAGTTGTCACAGATCCGCTGGGGCGATGTCGACCTGAAGGCGAAGGTTCTGACCATCCGCGCCGGCTACGCAAAGAACGGAAAGGATCGGCACCTACCGCTCAACAGCGAGGCGGTGACAGTCCTCACGACCTGGCGCAAGGATCATCCGGGCAATGGCCCCGTGTTCGGGGTCTTCAGCATGCAGGATGGTTGGGAGGCACTTCTGACCGACGCGAAGATTCAGGACTTCCGATTCCACGACATGCGGCACGACTTCGCTTCGCGGCTGGTCATGGCCGGAGTCGACTTGAACACTGTTCGGGAATTGCTGGGACACAGCGACATCACGATGACGCTGCGGTATGCGCACCTTGCGCCGGAACACAAGGCGGCGGCGGTGGAGTTGCTGGTTGGCTAG
- a CDS encoding YceI family protein — protein sequence MVPRQRLTVSCLPALLVALTSVPAVAGETARYAFDPVHTRVLFAIDHAGFSKAIGTISGSEGSLHFDVDDWSSARLDVVVPMHKLDMGDSDWTASVFAPRFLDVKRYPQARFVATNGLQREAGNRGRACGQLTLHGVTRPLCLDIVMNKAGRYPLPPFRRTIGFSATAMLKRSDYGMTRWQSLVGDDIELRIEAELFRRDGEDAQPAQPDAPSIDPSTPIQD from the coding sequence ATGGTTCCCCGGCAACGCCTCACAGTCTCCTGCCTGCCAGCCCTGTTGGTGGCGCTGACGTCCGTACCCGCAGTGGCCGGCGAGACCGCGCGCTACGCATTCGACCCGGTGCATACGCGAGTCCTGTTCGCCATCGACCACGCCGGTTTCTCCAAGGCGATCGGCACCATTTCCGGCAGCGAGGGCAGCCTGCATTTCGATGTGGACGACTGGTCCAGCGCGCGCCTTGACGTTGTGGTGCCGATGCACAAGCTGGACATGGGCGACAGCGACTGGACCGCCTCGGTATTCGCCCCGCGCTTCCTCGACGTGAAGCGCTATCCGCAGGCGCGTTTCGTCGCCACCAACGGTCTGCAACGCGAGGCCGGCAACCGCGGCCGTGCCTGCGGCCAGCTGACCTTGCACGGCGTCACCCGGCCGCTGTGCCTGGACATCGTCATGAACAAGGCCGGTCGCTATCCGCTGCCGCCGTTCCGCCGCACGATCGGATTTTCCGCGACCGCGATGCTCAAGCGCAGCGATTACGGCATGACCCGTTGGCAGTCGCTGGTCGGCGACGACATCGAGTTGCGCATCGAAGCCGAACTGTTCCGCCGCGATGGCGAAGACGCGCAACCCGCGCAGCCGGATGCACCATCGATCGATCCCTCCACCCCCATCCAAGACTGA
- a CDS encoding cytochrome b produces the protein MPLKNTRDQWGSVSKLLHWTTLLLLVWIGWLGLTMGDLPNGPGKIATYALHKSIGITILTLVAIRIAWRLHAGAPDPIPGTPRWQERIASLTHLGLYALLLAMPLSGWILNSASGYPLQWFGLFNLPAITGKDHDLHELAEDIHESLFWAITTLVVLHAAAAFYHHLFQRDATLLRMLPGGQRRVEQPPETPDA, from the coding sequence ATGCCGCTGAAGAACACGCGCGACCAATGGGGCAGCGTCAGCAAGCTGCTGCACTGGACCACCCTGCTGTTGCTGGTCTGGATCGGTTGGCTGGGCCTGACCATGGGCGACCTGCCGAACGGCCCCGGCAAGATCGCCACCTACGCGCTGCACAAGTCGATCGGGATCACCATCCTCACCCTGGTCGCGATCCGCATCGCTTGGCGATTGCATGCGGGTGCGCCCGATCCGATCCCGGGCACGCCGCGCTGGCAGGAACGCATCGCATCGCTCACCCATCTCGGGCTGTACGCATTGCTGCTGGCGATGCCGCTCAGCGGCTGGATCCTCAATTCCGCTTCCGGCTACCCGCTGCAGTGGTTCGGCCTGTTCAACCTGCCCGCGATCACCGGCAAGGACCACGACCTGCACGAACTGGCCGAGGACATCCACGAATCGCTGTTCTGGGCGATCACGACACTGGTCGTGCTGCATGCCGCCGCCGCGTTCTACCACCATCTGTTCCAGCGCGATGCCACCCTGCTGCGGATGCTGCCTGGCGGTCAGCGGCGCGTCGAACAGCCCCCGGAGACCCCCGATGCGTAA
- a CDS encoding YceI family protein: MRKTLILAMTLLCAPAFAADYVQAPGSTLTFAGSYQGDVFTGRFPGFATAFRFDPKQLATSKLVVSIPLATAATSNADYDGELRGTSFFDSAKFPRATYNATKFRALGGNRYAADGVLTLRGVSKPVVLEFTWTPGAAPVLAGKATVKRLAFGVGGGDWADTALIPDVIAISTRVMFKAK, from the coding sequence ATGCGTAAGACCCTGATCCTGGCCATGACGCTGCTGTGCGCACCCGCCTTCGCCGCCGACTACGTGCAGGCACCCGGATCCACCCTGACCTTTGCCGGCAGTTATCAAGGCGACGTCTTCACCGGGCGTTTCCCCGGCTTCGCCACGGCCTTCCGCTTCGATCCGAAGCAGTTGGCGACATCGAAGCTGGTCGTCAGCATTCCGCTGGCGACAGCGGCCACCTCGAATGCCGACTACGACGGCGAGCTGCGCGGCACGTCGTTCTTCGATTCCGCCAAGTTCCCGCGCGCGACATACAACGCCACCAAGTTCCGCGCGCTCGGCGGCAACCGCTATGCCGCCGACGGCGTGCTGACCCTGCGCGGCGTCAGCAAGCCGGTGGTGCTGGAATTCACCTGGACGCCGGGTGCAGCGCCCGTGCTTGCCGGCAAGGCCACGGTCAAGCGACTGGCGTTCGGGGTGGGCGGCGGCGATTGGGCCGATACCGCGCTGATCCCGGATGTGATCGCGATCAGCACCAGGGTGATGTTCAAGGCGAAATAG
- a CDS encoding siroheme synthase: MPLFPLFADLHGREVLVVGGGEVATRKIQALLRAGARVLIYARELAPALQALAVEGRLHRLEGDAVDPQWIERAWLVVAATDDHALNRELAGIAAAAKRWINVVDDAELSSYQVPAVVDRDPITIAISSAGAAPMLARQLRERLEAEIDPSLGDLARLFARHRGRIRQRLPAMRERRDWFERMLTGDIPALLRAGDIDAAEHAFEAALAERGTRRVAGSVALIGCGDGDPGLLTLRALRLLNQADLILVGDGVAQAIIDIARRDATMQPLPTTDDLVELLSAHVQAGLHVVCLRPGSGFTDAGSRGLRNALSERGHACETLPGAVWPGD; the protein is encoded by the coding sequence ATGCCCCTGTTTCCCCTGTTCGCCGACCTGCACGGCCGCGAGGTGCTGGTGGTCGGCGGCGGCGAGGTCGCCACGCGCAAGATCCAGGCGCTGCTGCGGGCCGGTGCACGGGTACTGATTTACGCCCGTGAACTGGCACCGGCGCTGCAGGCGTTGGCGGTGGAGGGACGCCTGCATCGGCTGGAGGGCGATGCCGTCGACCCGCAGTGGATCGAACGCGCGTGGCTGGTGGTGGCGGCGACCGACGACCACGCACTCAACCGCGAACTCGCCGGCATCGCCGCGGCCGCAAAGCGCTGGATCAACGTGGTCGACGATGCCGAGTTGTCGAGCTACCAGGTGCCGGCGGTGGTCGACCGCGACCCGATCACCATCGCGATTTCCTCCGCCGGCGCCGCGCCGATGCTGGCGCGCCAGTTGCGCGAGCGGCTGGAAGCCGAGATCGATCCTTCGCTCGGCGACCTCGCCCGCCTGTTCGCGCGGCATCGTGGCCGCATCCGTCAGCGACTGCCTGCGATGCGCGAACGCCGCGACTGGTTCGAGCGGATGCTCACAGGCGACATCCCTGCGTTGCTGCGCGCCGGCGACATCGATGCCGCCGAGCACGCCTTCGAGGCTGCACTCGCCGAACGTGGTACGCGGCGTGTGGCGGGTTCGGTCGCATTGATCGGTTGCGGCGACGGCGATCCCGGCCTGCTCACGCTGCGCGCCTTGCGCCTGCTCAACCAGGCCGACCTGATCCTGGTCGGCGACGGCGTGGCCCAGGCGATCATCGACATCGCCCGGCGCGATGCGACGATGCAGCCGCTGCCAACGACCGACGATCTGGTTGAGCTGCTGTCGGCGCATGTGCAGGCCGGCCTGCACGTGGTCTGCCTGCGCCCGGGCAGCGGTTTCACCGATGCCGGCAGCCGCGGCCTGCGCAATGCCTTGAGCGAACGCGGGCATGCCTGCGAAACCTTGCCCGGCGCAGTCTGGCCCGGCGACTGA
- a CDS encoding glutaredoxin family protein → MELILYQRDTCHLCDLALAVLAEARTPEFTSVFIDDDDALEARYGLRVPVFRAADRELELDWPFDADAVRAFLDMG, encoded by the coding sequence ATGGAACTGATCCTCTACCAGCGCGATACCTGCCATCTGTGCGACCTCGCGCTTGCGGTGTTGGCTGAGGCGCGCACGCCGGAGTTCACCAGCGTCTTCATCGACGATGACGACGCACTGGAAGCGCGCTACGGCCTGCGTGTGCCGGTGTTCCGCGCTGCCGATCGCGAACTCGAACTTGACTGGCCGTTCGATGCGGATGCGGTGCGCGCGTTCCTCGACATGGGATAG
- a CDS encoding L-serine ammonia-lyase: MAVSTFDLYKIGIGPSSSHTVGPMRAAARFVEHHLAEAGRLGDVARVRAEVFGSLALTGRGHGTDKAVLMGLEGHWPNKIDPDVIPAALERIRASKLIRLHGGREIAFNEKSDLVMNKRQKLPFHTNGMRFIAYDASGAEIANRDYYSVGGGFVVNQDEAAEDRIVADTTPVAHPFASGDELLARCAASGLSIAQLMLANERAWRSEEQVHDGLRELWQAMQDCVARGIRQTGTLPGGLHVSRRAPALFAELSSKPEAAMRDPLTVLDWVNLYALAVNEENAAGGRVVTAPTNGAAGIIPAVLHYYDRFCAGANEKGVFDFLLTASAVGILYKENASISGAEVGCQGEVGVACSMAAAGLTAALGGTPGQIENAAEIGMEHNLGLTCDPIGGLVQIPCIERNAMGAVKAINASRMALRGDGKHKVSLDKVIKTMRDTGRDMQDKYKETSRGGLAVNVIEC, from the coding sequence ATGGCCGTCTCCACCTTCGACCTCTACAAGATCGGCATCGGCCCGAGTTCGTCGCACACGGTCGGGCCGATGCGCGCGGCGGCGCGTTTCGTCGAGCACCACCTGGCCGAAGCCGGCCGCCTGGGCGACGTGGCCCGCGTGCGCGCCGAGGTGTTCGGTTCACTCGCGTTGACCGGTCGCGGCCACGGCACCGACAAGGCGGTGCTGATGGGCCTGGAAGGGCATTGGCCGAACAAGATCGATCCCGATGTCATCCCCGCTGCGCTGGAACGCATCCGCGCGAGCAAGCTGATCCGCCTGCATGGCGGGCGCGAAATCGCGTTCAACGAAAAATCCGACTTGGTGATGAACAAGCGGCAGAAACTGCCATTTCACACCAACGGCATGCGCTTCATCGCTTATGACGCGAGTGGCGCCGAAATCGCCAACCGGGATTACTATTCGGTGGGTGGCGGCTTCGTGGTCAATCAGGACGAAGCCGCGGAAGACCGCATCGTCGCCGACACCACGCCGGTCGCGCATCCGTTCGCCAGCGGCGACGAACTGCTGGCGCGCTGCGCGGCATCCGGGCTGTCGATTGCGCAACTGATGCTGGCGAACGAGCGCGCCTGGCGCAGCGAGGAGCAGGTGCACGATGGCCTGCGCGAGTTGTGGCAGGCGATGCAGGACTGCGTGGCGCGCGGCATTCGCCAGACCGGCACCCTGCCCGGTGGCCTGCACGTATCCCGCCGCGCGCCCGCCTTGTTTGCGGAACTGTCGTCCAAGCCGGAAGCGGCGATGCGCGATCCGTTGACCGTGCTCGACTGGGTGAATCTGTACGCACTCGCCGTCAACGAGGAGAACGCCGCCGGCGGCCGCGTGGTCACCGCTCCCACCAATGGCGCGGCCGGGATCATCCCTGCAGTCCTGCACTACTACGACCGCTTCTGTGCCGGTGCCAACGAGAAAGGCGTGTTCGATTTCCTGCTCACCGCGTCCGCGGTCGGTATCCTCTACAAGGAAAACGCCAGCATCAGCGGTGCCGAGGTCGGCTGCCAGGGCGAAGTGGGCGTGGCCTGCTCGATGGCCGCCGCCGGCCTGACCGCCGCGCTCGGCGGCACGCCCGGGCAGATCGAGAACGCCGCGGAGATCGGCATGGAGCACAATCTGGGCCTGACCTGCGACCCGATCGGCGGGCTGGTGCAGATTCCCTGCATCGAGCGCAACGCGATGGGCGCGGTCAAGGCGATCAATGCCAGCCGCATGGCGCTGCGCGGCGACGGCAAGCACAAGGTCAGCCTGGACAAGGTGATCAAGACCATGCGCGACACCGGCCGCGACATGCAGGACAAGTACAAGGAAACCAGCCGCGGCGGCCTGGCGGTCAACGTCATCGAGTGCTGA
- a CDS encoding putative bifunctional diguanylate cyclase/phosphodiesterase, which yields MDASLAGERVAGALLTGLYFAGAVIAVLYLRTPADVTLFWPAAGIGYAAVLRYGLKQAPTIAIAQLLLHLFVVPVPSTFLLYSVASNSVATVLACAYVHYSRKQLQFRINDGLLLLRGGLLLGAISAAIGTVGMLQGDMIPTGDLPRVYLQWLLGDLLGITAVTPSLLFLFNINRRNTTHLMPPEGGRRERGMWALLMLLALLAAFYIGREGSMYPLALASLPLALLLWSAARYPPIFTACATMGVTVFLALMLGLGAGGFQRPETLQDTTLMMGALVVHSVIPMLLVASYQERFNVMAALHHRATRDPLTGLLNRDAFEEQARAALGEGGETLTLLYTDLDHFKLVNDSASHVAGDEMIRGVAALVSAEFHDTALIARTGGDEFAVLARLDAAGANARGRRLLAAIEAMRVAWQGQNLGTTASIGLTTSQPPHMAFDELLSKTDAACFEAKELGGNGLFATEQDAEGIHVRTRLMHSAMAAREALDQRRVELWCQPIVDLRSPGMQQTHFEVLMRWRDADGNLRSPAELIAAAERYRLGPRLDRYVCGEVLGWLEAHPEAAAKVEQCSINLGAATLTDEDFSDYFANRLRRSTLHPEQFCLEITETSVVRDMTRTRHFIGRMRDLGCRFALDDFGTGFCSFGYLRDLDVDYLKIDGSFVRDLDHSSLSEAVVRSITEIAHLLGKRAVGEQAETELQLQHLRALGVDYAQGYVFQRPQPIEAFFGLPEKT from the coding sequence ATGGATGCAAGCCTTGCTGGCGAGCGTGTTGCGGGGGCACTGCTGACCGGGCTGTATTTCGCCGGGGCGGTGATCGCGGTGCTTTACCTGCGCACCCCCGCCGACGTCACCCTGTTCTGGCCCGCCGCCGGCATCGGCTACGCCGCGGTGCTGCGCTACGGCCTGAAGCAGGCACCGACGATCGCCATCGCGCAATTGCTGCTGCACCTGTTCGTGGTGCCGGTGCCGAGCACCTTCCTGCTGTATTCGGTGGCCAGCAATTCGGTCGCGACCGTGCTCGCGTGTGCCTACGTGCACTACAGCCGCAAGCAGCTGCAATTCCGCATCAACGATGGCCTGTTGCTGCTGCGCGGCGGATTGCTGCTGGGCGCGATCAGTGCTGCGATCGGCACGGTGGGCATGCTCCAGGGCGACATGATTCCCACCGGCGACTTGCCGCGGGTTTACTTGCAATGGTTGCTGGGCGATCTGCTCGGCATCACCGCGGTCACCCCCAGCCTGCTGTTCCTGTTCAATATCAATCGCCGCAACACCACGCACCTGATGCCGCCGGAAGGTGGGCGGCGAGAGCGGGGAATGTGGGCGTTGCTGATGCTGCTGGCGCTGCTGGCGGCGTTCTACATCGGGCGCGAGGGCAGCATGTATCCGCTGGCGCTGGCCAGCCTGCCACTGGCCCTGCTGCTGTGGTCGGCGGCACGTTACCCGCCGATCTTCACTGCCTGCGCCACGATGGGGGTGACCGTATTCCTGGCGCTGATGCTGGGGCTGGGCGCGGGCGGGTTCCAGCGCCCGGAAACACTGCAGGACACCACCCTGATGATGGGCGCGTTGGTGGTGCATTCGGTGATCCCGATGCTGCTGGTGGCCTCCTACCAGGAACGCTTCAACGTGATGGCCGCGCTGCACCACCGCGCCACCCGCGACCCGCTGACCGGGCTGCTCAACCGCGACGCCTTCGAGGAGCAGGCGCGCGCGGCGCTGGGCGAAGGTGGCGAAACCCTGACCCTGCTGTACACCGACCTCGACCACTTCAAGCTGGTCAACGACTCCGCCAGCCACGTCGCCGGCGACGAGATGATCCGCGGCGTCGCCGCACTGGTCAGCGCCGAGTTTCATGACACCGCGCTGATCGCGCGCACCGGCGGCGACGAGTTCGCGGTGCTGGCGCGGCTCGACGCCGCGGGTGCGAATGCGCGTGGACGCCGCCTGCTGGCCGCGATCGAGGCCATGCGCGTGGCTTGGCAAGGACAGAACCTGGGCACCACCGCCAGCATCGGCCTGACCACCAGCCAGCCACCGCACATGGCCTTCGACGAATTGCTGTCGAAAACCGACGCCGCCTGCTTCGAGGCAAAGGAACTGGGCGGCAACGGGCTGTTCGCGACCGAGCAGGACGCCGAAGGCATCCACGTCCGCACCCGCCTGATGCACAGCGCGATGGCCGCGCGCGAGGCGCTGGACCAGCGGCGCGTCGAATTGTGGTGCCAGCCGATCGTCGACCTGCGCAGCCCCGGCATGCAGCAGACGCATTTCGAGGTACTGATGCGCTGGCGCGATGCCGACGGCAACCTGCGTTCACCGGCGGAACTGATCGCCGCCGCCGAACGCTACCGGTTGGGACCGCGGCTGGACCGCTACGTCTGCGGCGAAGTGCTGGGTTGGCTGGAAGCGCATCCCGAGGCGGCCGCGAAGGTCGAGCAGTGCAGCATCAACCTCGGCGCGGCGACACTGACCGACGAAGACTTCAGCGACTACTTCGCCAATCGCCTGCGACGCAGCACCCTTCACCCGGAGCAGTTCTGCCTGGAGATCACCGAGACCAGCGTGGTTCGCGACATGACGCGTACGCGACACTTCATCGGCCGCATGCGCGACCTCGGCTGCCGCTTCGCGCTGGACGACTTCGGCACCGGCTTCTGCTCGTTCGGCTACCTGCGCGACCTCGACGTGGACTACCTGAAGATCGACGGCAGCTTCGTCCGCGACCTCGACCACTCCAGCCTGTCGGAAGCGGTGGTGCGCTCGATCACCGAGATCGCCCACCTTCTGGGCAAGCGGGCGGTCGGCGAGCAGGCGGAAACCGAATTGCAGCTGCAGCACCTGCGCGCACTGGGCGTGGACTACGCCCAGGGCTACGTGTTCCAGCGACCTCAGCCGATCGAGGCGTTCTTCGGCCTGCCCGAAAAGACCTGA
- a CDS encoding homoserine dehydrogenase, translating to MSARIAPLRSPSSRPARVALLGTGVVGSVVWARLASWAGTPRGERLSLVHAANSRFAISNRDGIPADTRDMLLRNPPHASSLEAVDDVLAGHGSRIVIDATASEQVATRHSHWLARGIHVVTACKLGQGTSLSRWHAIQAAQSVGGTRYGDSATVGAGLPLLRSLRALQAGGDRIHAIAGVLSGSMAWLFNQYDGLRPFSGFVRQAGEAGYTEPDPRDDLSGEDVRRKLLILARASGYPLEADAVQVESLVPDALASLPRDGVAEGLTVVDAPLRERYAAAYRNGEKLRFVGRLQAGGLATVGLESLPADHPLVGGAGTDNRVAIWSDRYRERPLVIQGPGAGADVTAAGLLDDALAIQALEAGAAQVFSGRPKNASIG from the coding sequence GTGAGTGCACGGATCGCGCCGCTGCGCAGTCCCAGTTCCAGGCCGGCTCGCGTAGCCTTGCTCGGGACCGGGGTCGTGGGCAGCGTGGTCTGGGCACGCCTGGCCAGTTGGGCCGGTACGCCGCGTGGCGAGCGGCTGTCGCTGGTGCATGCGGCCAACTCGCGCTTCGCGATCAGCAACCGCGACGGCATCCCCGCCGACACCCGCGACATGTTGTTGCGCAACCCGCCGCATGCGAGTTCGCTGGAGGCAGTCGACGACGTGCTGGCCGGTCATGGCTCGCGCATCGTCATCGACGCCACTGCATCCGAACAGGTCGCCACGCGGCATTCGCACTGGCTGGCCCGCGGCATCCACGTGGTCACCGCCTGCAAGCTGGGGCAGGGCACCTCGCTGTCGCGCTGGCATGCGATCCAGGCGGCGCAGTCGGTCGGCGGCACGCGCTACGGCGACAGCGCGACGGTCGGCGCGGGCCTTCCGCTGCTGCGCAGCCTGCGCGCGCTGCAGGCCGGCGGCGATCGCATCCATGCGATTGCCGGGGTGTTGTCGGGGTCGATGGCCTGGCTGTTCAACCAGTACGACGGCCTGCGGCCGTTTTCCGGCTTCGTCCGCCAGGCCGGCGAGGCCGGCTACACCGAGCCCGACCCGCGCGATGACCTGTCCGGCGAAGACGTGCGCCGCAAGCTGTTGATCCTGGCCCGCGCCAGCGGCTACCCACTGGAGGCCGATGCCGTGCAGGTGGAATCGCTGGTGCCGGACGCGCTGGCATCGCTCCCACGCGACGGCGTTGCCGAAGGTCTCACTGTGGTCGACGCACCGCTGCGCGAGCGTTACGCGGCGGCGTATCGGAATGGCGAGAAGCTGCGCTTCGTCGGCCGCCTGCAGGCTGGCGGCCTGGCCACGGTCGGGTTGGAGTCGCTGCCCGCCGACCACCCGCTGGTCGGTGGCGCCGGTACCGACAATCGCGTCGCGATCTGGTCGGATCGGTATCGCGAACGCCCGCTAGTGATCCAGGGGCCGGGTGCCGGCGCGGATGTCACCGCGGCTGGCCTGCTGGACGATGCACTGGCGATCCAGGCCCTCGAGGCCGGCGCGGCTCAGGTCTTTTCGGGCAGGCCGAAGAACGCCTCGATCGGCTGA
- a CDS encoding O-succinylhomoserine (thiol)-lyase: MSQAPTATHARRATRAVRAGIDRDLAFGAVTPPLVLSSNFSFAGFGEKRQYDYTRSGNPTRDLLGEALAELEGGAGGVVTATGMGAITLALNALLQPGDTLVVPHDCYGGSWRLFNALAKKGAFELITCDLTDPRALAEALQGSPKLVWIETPSNPLLRITDLRFVIDAAHKAGALALVDNTFLSPALQRPIEDFDADFVLHSTTKYINGHSDVVGGAVVSKDRAQHEQLTWWANCLGLTGSPFDSFLTLRGLRTLDARLRVHQENTEALVGLLDGHPAVGTLYYPGLASHAGHALAARQQHGFGAMLSVELAGGEAAVRAFVDGLQYFTLAESLGGVESLVAHPATMTHAAMSPEARAVAGISDGLLRLSIGIEHADDLLADIGAALDRAQTCQDKRKAAAP, encoded by the coding sequence ATGAGCCAGGCCCCGACCGCTACCCACGCGCGCCGCGCCACCCGCGCGGTGCGCGCCGGCATCGACCGCGACCTCGCGTTCGGTGCGGTCACTCCGCCACTGGTGCTGTCGTCGAATTTCAGCTTCGCCGGCTTCGGCGAGAAGCGCCAGTACGACTACACCCGCAGCGGCAATCCCACCCGCGACCTGCTCGGCGAGGCGTTGGCCGAACTCGAAGGCGGCGCCGGCGGCGTGGTCACCGCGACCGGCATGGGCGCGATCACCCTGGCCCTGAACGCACTGCTGCAGCCGGGCGATACGCTGGTGGTACCGCACGACTGCTACGGCGGCAGCTGGCGCCTGTTCAACGCGCTTGCGAAGAAGGGCGCGTTCGAGCTCATCACCTGCGACCTGACCGATCCGCGCGCGCTGGCCGAAGCGCTGCAGGGGTCGCCGAAGTTGGTCTGGATCGAGACGCCGTCCAACCCGCTGCTGCGGATCACCGACCTGCGCTTCGTGATCGATGCCGCGCACAAGGCCGGTGCGCTGGCACTGGTCGACAACACCTTCCTGTCGCCGGCGCTGCAGCGGCCGATCGAGGATTTCGACGCCGACTTCGTGCTGCATTCGACCACCAAGTACATCAACGGCCACAGCGACGTGGTCGGTGGCGCGGTAGTGTCGAAGGACAGGGCGCAGCACGAACAACTCACCTGGTGGGCGAATTGCCTGGGCCTGACCGGCTCGCCGTTCGACAGCTTCCTCACCCTGCGCGGGCTGCGCACGCTGGATGCGCGCCTGCGCGTGCACCAGGAGAACACTGAGGCGCTGGTCGGCTTGCTCGACGGCCACCCGGCGGTCGGCACGCTTTACTACCCCGGCCTGGCCTCGCATGCGGGGCACGCGTTGGCAGCGCGCCAGCAGCATGGCTTCGGCGCGATGCTCAGCGTCGAACTGGCCGGTGGCGAAGCCGCGGTGCGTGCGTTCGTCGATGGCCTGCAGTACTTCACCCTGGCGGAGTCGCTGGGCGGTGTGGAAAGCCTGGTCGCACATCCGGCAACGATGACCCACGCGGCGATGAGCCCGGAAGCGCGCGCGGTCGCCGGCATTTCCGACGGCCTGCTGCGGTTGTCGATCGGCATCGAACACGCCGATGACCTGCTGGCCGACATCGGTGCCGCACTCGACCGTGCGCAGACCTGCCAGGACAAACGCAAGGCCGCCGCACCGTGA